Within the Pseudomonas chlororaphis subsp. aurantiaca genome, the region CGCGCGAGTTCAATGCTGCTATCAATGGCGGCTCGAACGATGCTGGCCAGACCATCGGCGGTCTCAAGTCCATGAGCGAGTCGGCAGGCGTGCTGACTGGCAACCTGTCAGGCGCACGGGAGGCCGTCATTGCCCTGGCATCTGGCGCGGCCACCAGCAGCACCCAAATGCAGAACTTGGCACAAGCTGCGGCAGCCATCGGCGAGGTAACAGGGAAGGGCGCTGGTGACATTGCGAAATCGCTGGCCAATGCTGGTGACACCGCTACGGAAGCCGCTTCGAAGATCAGCGACCAATATGGCCTGCTGACCTACGAGCAGTACCAGGTCATCAAGGCGATCGACGAGCAAGGAGATCATCAGCGCGCCCTGGACACCCTCAGTGAGAACCTCAACCAATCAGCGCAGGAGCGGCTGAAGAACTATCGCGGCTCGCTGTCCGATATCGAGCGCGATTGGGATCGGGTCAAAAACGCGATCAAGGGCGCTTACGCGGAAATTCGGTCGGAGATATTCCCTGACCTGGCCAAGCAGATCGAAATCACCCAGCGGGTACTGGACACCCGGAAAGGTGGCGGCGTTGCTGGTGCGGTATCGAACGGGCTCAGCTCGCTCAACTCCTTCCTGGGGTTGAACGATGGCGAGAACGACGACTCGACGCTGGCATTGGAGGCAAAACTGGCTTCGCTCAAGGCGCGCCAGACTGCGAGTGAAGGGCTTACCGCTTCCACCGGTGAAGCAACTCATGCGAACAAGGAACTGATCGCGGTCCAGAAGGAACTGGACAAGCAGCTCGATAACTTGAACCCGCTGGCTAAGCGCCAAGAGGCCTACAAGAAGCTCGACGACCAGTTCACCAAGCTTTACCAGAATGCCGAAAAGACAGGGCAAAAGTCGGCGACCCTTGATGGTGTGCAGTTCGACGGGAAGAAGTTCTCCGGCGGTGCCTACGACAAGTTGCGCAAAGCAATCGACGACCAGAACAAAGACCCTAAGTCAGCATCTGGCACCGTCGACCTGACCGGCTTCAACGACTCGAAAAACGCGCTCACCGGCATCCTGTCCGAGTACAAAAACGCTCAGAAGGAACTGGACGCAGCGCAGAAGGCCGGCCTGGTCTCCCAGGCCGACTACCTGCTCAAGCGCCAGGCCATGATCGGCAACGAGCGCGACGAGGTTACCGCGGCTTACGAGGCGGAAATCTCGGCGCTCGAGGCGACCAAGGGCAAGGCCGGTACCTCGGCGGCTCAGCGCATCCAGCTGGACCAGAAGATCGCCGATGCCCGCGCCTCCATGGTCAAGGCGCAGAAGGATGCTGACTCGGAACTGGCTGTGCTGGCCTCGAACGAGGAGGGTAGGCTCAAGAAGCAGGCCCTGGCCGTCAGCACCTATACCGGCGCCTTGCAGCAGCAAGTCGACACTCTGCGCAGGCAGGGGCAGCGTGCGGCCGCCGGCCTTGGACAAGGTGACCGGCAGCGCGGCCTGACCGACCAGCAGAACGCCATCGACGATCGCGTCAATCAGCAGCGCCTGGACTTGGCCAACCAGTACGGTGACGGTTCCCGAGGCATGAGCCTCGACGAGTACAACCAGAAACTGGCGGCCCTGGACAAGGCGCAGCGGGACCTGCAGGAAACGGCGATTGCCAACTACGACGAGATGACCGCTGCCCAGGGTAGCTGGAGCGCCGGCGCTACATCGGCGTGGCAGAACTACCTGGAGTCGGCTCGGGACGTCGCAGGGCAGACGAAAAGCTTGTTCACCAATGCCTACAGCTCCATGGAGGACGCGGCCGTCAACTTCGCGGTGACCGGAAAGGGCTCGTTTTCCGACTTCACCAAGTCGGTGCTGGCGGATATGGCGCGGATTGCGACCCGTCAGGCCAGTTCAGCATTGCTGGGCAGCTTGGTAGGTGCAGCAACCAGCTATTTCACCGGTAGTGGTACCGGGGCGGCCTCGGCTGGTAGCACACAGGCTGGTTATACCGGGGTCGATTTCTCTGGATATCGAGCTGCTGGTGGTCCTGTCGCGCCCAACTCCCTGTACGAGGTCAACGAACTGGGGCCGGAGTTGTACAACGAGGGCGGTCGGTCATTCCTGATGACTGGGGCAAATGGAGGCAGCGTTACGCCCCTGAGCTCTGGAGGTGGGGCTGGAATAGCGGCTATGAGTGGTAGCGGCGGGCCAAACATCCAGATCAACGCACCGGTGAGCATCGTCACGCAGGACCGTAGCGGGGAGGGCATGCAGCTCGACCAGCAAGCTCTTCAGCAAAGCCTTCAGGCTCAGATGAAAGCGGTAGCCGAAAAGGCTGTGGCGGATTCGTGGCGCGCCGGTGGTACCAGTTTCAGGAACACAAACGGGAGGGCCTGATGGCTATCGAAACATTCATTTGGCCAACCCAGAACGGGGATGCACCCGAGATCACTTATCGGGTGCGCACCTCTCAATTCGGTGACGGCTACAAGCAGGAGGCCGGCGACGGTCCCAACAACAAAGTGGACTCCTACCCAATCACCTTCAGCGGCACGAAGGCCAGGGTGTTGGAGATCATGGCTTTCCTCGATCGGCACGCTGGAGCGAAGGCTTTCCTTTGGACAACGCCACTTGGCCAGCCTGGCCTTTTCACCTGCAAAAACCCTGTTCCCACCCCGGTGGGCGGGGGCGTTTTCAAACTCACGGCCACCTTTGACCGTGCCTTTCATCCATAAGGGGCAACCATGCCACTGATCAGCGATATCCAGTCCCTCGAGCCTGGCAGTGAGGTACTGCTCTTCGAACTGGACGGTTCCGACTACGGGGCGGACGTGCTGCGCTTCCACGGGCACGCCATCCCGCACACACCGGAGGAGCTGTTGGCGGCGGGGCCAAACGCCGACCAGCTTCCGGCCAAGGCGATCTGGTGGCAGGGCAACGAATACGGCGCCTGGCCCATGCAGATCGACGGCATCGAAGCCAACGGCGACGGCACCGCGGTACGCCCTACGCTGTCGGTCGGCAACGTCAACGGCCGCATCACTGCCTTGTGCCTGGCTTTCGATGATCTGCTCGAGTTCAAGCTGACCATGCGCCACACCCTGGGCAGCTACCTGGATGCGCAGAACTTCCCAGGCGGCAACCCAACGGCTGATCCAACCCAGGAGACGATCGAGGTCTGGTATATCGACCAGAAGACGAACGAGGACGGGGAAACGGTCAGCTGGGAGCTGGCCAGCCCTGGCGATGTTGGTGGCGAATCCATCGGCCGGCAGGCGACCACGCTTTGCCACTGGTGCCTCACCGGTGGTTACCGCGGGCCGAACTGCGGCTAC harbors:
- a CDS encoding phage tail tape measure protein, encoding MSTTFASLGIAVESSQAVKAADDLDKLVDSAVDAEKAIDDLGKSGEGLANTGKKISQAEAEAAQGIDKATGAKERQVDASRKAGASAASEIAIISQLDKAMSGNIGSIEQLIQAEGLLERARKGGLVTAEQQEAYQDRLGKAYEKIEKAEAKESAQKQRLIEAENRQIEALKRTVNSIDPVTARLAKLEAQEMALEAAHKAGVIDANRYNEALAKIGKDRSALTATETAFDKLKLGTRQAQENVTQLGNALASGDFGSGARAIAQLGVGAGASAKNMAALLLPAGALAGVIGGLGYAYFDAMKQAREFNAAINGGSNDAGQTIGGLKSMSESAGVLTGNLSGAREAVIALASGAATSSTQMQNLAQAAAAIGEVTGKGAGDIAKSLANAGDTATEAASKISDQYGLLTYEQYQVIKAIDEQGDHQRALDTLSENLNQSAQERLKNYRGSLSDIERDWDRVKNAIKGAYAEIRSEIFPDLAKQIEITQRVLDTRKGGGVAGAVSNGLSSLNSFLGLNDGENDDSTLALEAKLASLKARQTASEGLTASTGEATHANKELIAVQKELDKQLDNLNPLAKRQEAYKKLDDQFTKLYQNAEKTGQKSATLDGVQFDGKKFSGGAYDKLRKAIDDQNKDPKSASGTVDLTGFNDSKNALTGILSEYKNAQKELDAAQKAGLVSQADYLLKRQAMIGNERDEVTAAYEAEISALEATKGKAGTSAAQRIQLDQKIADARASMVKAQKDADSELAVLASNEEGRLKKQALAVSTYTGALQQQVDTLRRQGQRAAAGLGQGDRQRGLTDQQNAIDDRVNQQRLDLANQYGDGSRGMSLDEYNQKLAALDKAQRDLQETAIANYDEMTAAQGSWSAGATSAWQNYLESARDVAGQTKSLFTNAYSSMEDAAVNFAVTGKGSFSDFTKSVLADMARIATRQASSALLGSLVGAATSYFTGSGTGAASAGSTQAGYTGVDFSGYRAAGGPVAPNSLYEVNELGPELYNEGGRSFLMTGANGGSVTPLSSGGGAGIAAMSGSGGPNIQINAPVSIVTQDRSGEGMQLDQQALQQSLQAQMKAVAEKAVADSWRAGGTSFRNTNGRA
- a CDS encoding phage tail protein, whose product is MAIETFIWPTQNGDAPEITYRVRTSQFGDGYKQEAGDGPNNKVDSYPITFSGTKARVLEIMAFLDRHAGAKAFLWTTPLGQPGLFTCKNPVPTPVGGGVFKLTATFDRAFHP
- a CDS encoding phage minor tail protein L, which produces MPLISDIQSLEPGSEVLLFELDGSDYGADVLRFHGHAIPHTPEELLAAGPNADQLPAKAIWWQGNEYGAWPMQIDGIEANGDGTAVRPTLSVGNVNGRITALCLAFDDLLEFKLTMRHTLGSYLDAQNFPGGNPTADPTQETIEVWYIDQKTNEDGETVSWELASPGDVGGESIGRQATTLCHWCLTGGYRGPNCGYTGGYVDKDGLPTDDPEKDECDATLGRGCIPRFGEGNELPFGGFPAVSLIARS